From the Primulina tabacum isolate GXHZ01 chromosome 3, ASM2559414v2, whole genome shotgun sequence genome, one window contains:
- the LOC142538530 gene encoding uncharacterized protein LOC142538530, whose amino-acid sequence MKIIVWNARGLGNPRAFRELRRLVADKTPTLLFLSETKMRESECRWWKTVLDYSGRFAIDCRGKSEGLALLWKESVDVHIKSYSMGHIDCVVKENDKEWRFTGFYGHPDSSLRHQSWELLRKLQGMTDLTNLPWLVGGDFNEICFETEKLGDGRRRPSHMQLFRDALEVCELQDINCRGEFFTWVNRRSSDSVIFERLDRFVGNLGWRLLYSAARSVSLEFYHSDHRPICLELSGYCA is encoded by the coding sequence ATGAAAATCATAGTTTGGAATGCCAGGGGGCTTGGGAACCCACGGGCATTCCGGGAACTTCGGCGCCTCGTAGCCGACAAGACACCCACTCTCTTATTCCTAAGTGAAACCAAGATGAGAGAGTCTGAATGTAGATGGTGGAAAACTGTGTTGGACTATTCAGGTCGCTTTGCCATTGACTGCAGAGGCAAGAGTGAGGGATTGGCTTTGCTATGGAAGGAATCAGTAGATGTGCATATAAAGTCTTACTCCATGGGGCATATTGATTGTGTAGTCAAGGAAAATGATAAAGAGTGGAGGTTTACTGGCTTTTATGGTCATCCGGATTCATCTCTCCGTCATCAATCATGGGAACTACTTCGGAAGCTTCAAGGTATGACCGATCTCACAAACTTACCTTGGCTTGTGGGAGGTGACTTCAatgaaatatgttttgagacTGAAAAACTGGGAGATGGGAGACGCAGACCCTCACACATGCAATTATTTAGGGATGCTTTGGAGGTTTGTGAACTCCAAGATATTAATTGTCGAGGAGAGTTTTTTACTTGGGTGAATAGGCGAAGTTCAGATAGTGTTATCTTTGAAAGACTCGACAGATTTGTTGGTAATTTGGGATGGAGATTGCTTTACTCGGCTGCCAGATCAGTCTCACTTGAGTTTTATCACTCGGACCACCGCCCTATTTGCCTTGAATTGAGTGGTTATTGCGCATAG